From the Lathyrus oleraceus cultivar Zhongwan6 chromosome 4, CAAS_Psat_ZW6_1.0, whole genome shotgun sequence genome, one window contains:
- the LOC127137544 gene encoding U11/U12 small nuclear ribonucleoprotein 31 kDa protein produces the protein MSSKKKHKQKHSDEDDNVFYYRYCASSSTPNTNTGTTSSNQPQSKPNNKGSSIGGTGEPLAPSKSTLYVSNLDYSLTNSDLHTLFSTFGRIERVTVLKDRHTRLSRGVAFVQFVSRNDAQRAVAEMNKKILNGRTLTASIAADNGRAPEFIRKRVYNTETALCYECGGHGHLSYERPKNQLGPRPRPQPKKPRRGFSGLRDRDGEEEGDEEEEEGGQIAAEQFKDNWASVVDDEVGERLPGRNRNDDEGLDNNKTKKKGKKAGYFSDESDHDDDD, from the coding sequence ATGTCAAGCAAGAAGAAACACAAACAAAAACACAGCGACGAAGACGACAACGTTTTCTACTACCGCTACTGCGCTTCGTCCTCAACCCCCAACACCAACACCGGCACCACATCCAGTAATCAACCCCAATCAAAACCGAACAACAAAGGATCATCAATAGGAGGAACAGGTGAACCCTTAGCACCATCAAAATCGACGCTATACGTTTCTAATCTAGATTACTCCCTAACAAACTCCGATCTCCATACGCTCTTCTCTACTTTCGGCCGCATCGAGCGTGTAACCGTTCTCAAAGACCGTCACACGCGCCTAAGCCGCGGTGTCGCGTTTGTCCAATTCGTTTCTCGTAATGACGCTCAACGCGCCGTGGCGGAGATGAATAAGAAGATTCTCAATGGAAGGACTCTAACTGCTTCTATTGCTGCTGATAATGGACGTGCTCCGGAGTTTATTCGAAAGCGCGTGTACAATACTGAGACTGCTTTGTGTTATGAGTGTGGGGGGCATGGTCATTTGTCGTATGAGCGTCCTAAGAATCAGTTGGGGCCGAGGCCGCGGCCTCAGCCTAAGAAGCCGCGGCGGGGATTTAGTGGGCTGAGGGATAGGGATGGGGAGGAGGAAGGTGATGAGGAGGAGGAAGAGGGTGGTCAGATTGCTGCGGAGCAGTTTAAGGATAATTGGGCTTCTGTTGTGGATGATGAAGTGGGTGAAAGGTTGCCGGGGAGAAACAGAAATGATGATGAGGGTTTGGACAACAACAAGACgaagaagaaagggaagaaaGCTGGGTATTTCAGTGATGAGAgtgatcatgatgatgatgattga
- the LOC127075508 gene encoding protein NCA1, with amino-acid sequence MKPVCPFVKIPRPDDSNASKKPSENSTKYHVEHESKVNKEVNDSASVSPKCPMGYDSQTFKLGPLSCMVCQALLFDTSKCVPCLHVFCKACISRFEDCPLCGADIVKIEPDDNLQGVVDRFIEGHARIKRSVNLDKGEEATENNKPVIYEDVSLERGSFLVQQAMRAFRAQNLESAKSRLSLCAEDIRSQIEKVGNTSELCSQLGAVLGMLGDCCRAMGDSSSAVTYFEESVEFLSKLPKDDLEITHTLSVSLNKIGDLKYHGGDLQAARSYYFQSLNVRRDVVKNNSNVSSQVLDVAVSLAKVADVDKSLGDEKSASDGFQEAINLLESLTLKSEASGLEQVVTLCMLIKKCYIIVFLLCFRIHNTSTDVCIHI; translated from the exons ATGAAACCGGTTTGTCCTTTTGTTAAAATTCCTCGGCCGGACGATAGTAATGCTTCTAAAAAACCGAGTGAAAACTCAACTAAATATCATGTAGAACATGAAAGTAAGGTGAATAAAGAGGTTAATGACTCGGCCAGCGTTTCACCGAAGTGTCCAATGGGATATGACTCTCAGACGTTTAAGCTTGGTCCTCTTAGCTGTATGGTATGCCAAGCGCTGCTGTTCGACACCAGTAAATGTGTGCCTTGTTTGCATGTTTTCTGCAA AGCATGTATATCGCGCTTTGAGGACTGTCCGTTATGTGGAGCTGATATTGTGAAGATTGAGCCCGATGACAATCTTCAAGGTGTAGTCGATCGCTTTATTGAAGGTCATGCTAGGATCAAAAGGTCTGTTAATTTAGACAAAGGCGAAGAAGCAACAGAAAATAATAAGCCGGTTATATACGAAGATGTGTCTTTGGAAAGAGGTTCTTTCTTAGTACAACAGGCCATGAGG GCATTCCGCGCTCAGAATTTAGAAAGTGCCAAATCAAGACTCAGCCTATGTGCAGAAGACATTCGTAGTCAGATAGAAAAAGTTGGTAACACTTCAGAGTTATGTTCACAACTTGGAGCAGTCTTGGGTATGCTCGGCGACTGCTG CCGAGCAATGGGTGATAGCAGTTCTGCAGTAACTTATTTTGAAGAAAGTGTTGAATTTCTGTCAAAGTTGCCAAAAGATGATTTGGAG ATTACACATACACTTTCCGTTTCACTTAATAAAATTGGTGATCTTAAATATCATGGGGGAGACCTCCAAGCTGCGAGATCATACTATTTTCAATCCTTAAATGTTCGCCGTGATGTTGTCAAGAACAATTCAAATGTTTCATCTCAG GTCTTAGATGTTGCTGTTTCTCTCGCAAAAGTAGCGGATGTTGACAAAAGTCTAGGAGATGAAAAGTCGGCTAGTGACGGATTTCAAGAAGCTATAAACTTGCTGGAATCACTTACTTTAAAATCTGAAGCCAGTGGGCTTGAGCAAGTTGTTACTTTATGTATGCTAATAAAGAAGTGCTATATTATTGTATTCCTCCTCTGTTTCCGCATCCATAACACAAGCACAGACGTGTGTatacatatataa